One genomic region from Geotrypetes seraphini chromosome 13, aGeoSer1.1, whole genome shotgun sequence encodes:
- the PRICKLE4 gene encoding prickle-like protein 4: MAVLSPVDYRRVRSPCTETQAVTSDASASDSDSGCVLEEEIQPATQVNSARADLITSLHLKALLSQLPAQDSEVKYCHWILGEREREELQRFSAWRRLNSLGQAILQPLASLRAEFCCCHQCGRQMKRGEMAVWASELGDHRCWHPSCFTCATCCQPLLDLIFFHQDGELYCGRHHAELFRPRCASCDQAGVMRKSALIFAKELTEAEGWSWHVEHFCCTDCEVVLGGQRYVMKSGSPYCMTCFQSFHTETCTDSIGLDCEHVSYQGQHWHARTACFCCDSCQKSLLGLPFIPRDGVLFCSEICSWSRDSASHETQRNSSETVEAWNASHHPRASKGHGTSVETQKDPSEPPVISLQRHRSAQDSKTREELSLRHKPDWKGDLFALHGPSCSALMTHRQSPQQEGRKQSWKVHHQHKERGKSGQQNQTLSGQAPCSDFPANFLREAGNDLSTCSTCSSSSLSEQEGFFFGKPIPGCRITDSTCPQTVDQRKKKCSVC, translated from the exons ATGGCTGTGCTGAGCCCAGTTGACTATCGAAGAGTGAGGTCTCCTTGCACTGAGACTCAGGCTGTCACTTCCGATGCCTCAGCTTCTGACAGTGATTCTGGCTGTGTTCTGGAAGAAGAGATCCAGCCTGCAACG CAGGTCAACTCTGCAAGGGCTGATCTAATCACCTCCCTTCACCTCAAAGCTCTTCTGAGCCAGCTGCCAGCCCAAGACTCGGAG GTCAAATACTGCCACTGGAttctgggagagagagagagagaagagttgCAGAGATTCAGCGCTTGGCGTAGATTGAATTCACTGGGACAGGCGATCCTTCAGCCCCTAGCATCCCTGAGAGCAGAGTTCTGCTGCTGTCACCAG TGTGGCAGGCAGATGAAGAGAGGGGAAATGGCTGTGTGGGCATCAGAGCTCGGAGATCATCGCTGTTGGCACCCTTCCTGCTTTACTTGTGCCACCTGCTGCCAACCTCTCCTGGACCTCATTTTCTTTCACCAGGACGGGGAGCTCTATTGTGGCCGCCATCACGCAGAGCTGTTCAGACCACGCTGCGCCTCGTGCGATCAGGCAGGTGTCATGCGAAAGAGTGCG TTGATTTTCGCTAAGGAGCTGACAGAGGCTGAAGGGTGGTCGTGGCATGTGGAACACTTCTGCTGCACAGATTGTGAGGTGGTACTTGGGGGGCAGAGGTACGTCATGAAGAGTGGCAGCCCCTACTGCATGACCTGCTTCCAGAGCTTCCATACAGAGACCTGTACAGACTCCATAG gCCTGGACTGTGAGCATGTGTCATACCAGGGCCAGCACTGGCATGCCCGGACCGCATGCTTCTGTTGTGATTCGTGTCAGAAATCTCTGCTGGGCTTGCCCTTCATACCTAGGGATGGAGTGCTATTCTGTAGTGAAATCTGCAGCTGGAGTCGGGACTCTGCAAGCCACGAGACCCAGAGGAACAGCTCAGAGACTGTAGAAGCTTGGAATGCATCACACCACCCCAGAGCTTCTAAGGGGCATG gaACATCGGTGGAAACCCAGAAAGATCCTTCAGAACCTCCAGTGATTTCCCTCCAAAGACACAGGTCAGCACAGGACTCAAAAACTAGAGAGGAGCTCAGTCTGAGACATAAACCAGACTGGAAAGGCGACCTATTTGCTTTGCATGGACCTAGCTGTTCTGCACTTATGACCCATCGCCAGAGTCCACAGCAGGAGGGGAGGAAGCAGAGCTGGAAAGTCCATCATCAGCACAAGGAAAGGGGCAAATCGGGCCAACAGAACCAGACGTTATCAGGACAAGCACCCTGTTCGGATTTCCCTGCTAACTTCCTGCGGGAGGCAGGAAATGACCTCAGCACGTGCTCTACCTGTTCATCTTCTTCACTCTCGGAACAAGAAGGCTTCTTTTTTGGGAAACCAATCCCAGGCTGCAGGATCACAGACAGCACCTGTCCACAGACGGTAGatcaaagaaagaagaaatgcaGTGTGTGCTGA